A region from the Cannabis sativa cultivar Pink pepper isolate KNU-18-1 chromosome 9, ASM2916894v1, whole genome shotgun sequence genome encodes:
- the LOC133031339 gene encoding uncharacterized protein LOC133031339, translated as MDDQGNGRRAQGEMAPNNGQNAVIMADDRDQIIRHYAAPLFNELNPGIVRPEIQAPQFELKPVMFQMLQTVGQFSGIPTEDPHLHLRLFMEVSDSFKLPGVTEDALRLKLFPYSLRDQARAWLNSLPSASVTTWQELAERFLMKYFPPTKNAKLRKEITSFQQFEDESLYEAWERFKELLQKCPHHGIPHCIQMETFYNGLNAHTRMVVDASANGALLAKSYNEAYDIIERISNNNYQWPTTRVPLGKKVAGVLEVDAITALSAQVASMSNMIKNMSMGQQMGQQNVSSHVGQLEEASCVFCSEAHTFDNCPFNPASVFYMGSQNAYNQTYKQHPTLHTEIKGLVLVIHLCFLDPTFLLVFLNKPFNKDNNKVSKQVLLRV; from the coding sequence ATGGATGACCAAGGAAATGGACGACGAGCTCAAGGGGAAATGGCCCCTAATAATGGTCAAAATGCAGTGATTATGGCGGATGATAGAGATCAAATCATCCGACACTACGCAGCACCTCTTTTCAATGAGCTCAATCCGGGCATTGTGAGGCCAGAAATTCAAGCTCCACAGTTTGAGTTGAAGCCAGTTATGTTCCAGATGCTTCAAACTGTGGGACAGTTTAGTGGCATACCCACCGAAGATCCTCACCTTCACCTTCGTCTGTTTatggaggtgagtgattctttcaaaTTGCCCGGAGTTACGGAGGATGCCTTGAGGTTAAAGTTGTTCCCCTATTCTTTGAGAGATCAAGCCCGAGCTTGGTTGAACTCCTTGCCTTCTGCGTCGGTTACAACTTGGCAAGAATTAGCGGAGCGGTTTTTGATGAAGTATTTTCCTCCCACTAAGAATGCCAAGCTCCGGAAGGAAATAACTTCCTTTCAACAATTTGAAGATGAGTCTTTGTATGAGGCatgggagaggttcaaggagTTGTTGCAGAAATGTCCTCACCATGGTATCCCTCATTGCATCCAAATGGAAACATTTTACAACGGTCTCAATGCTCATACTCGAATGGTGGTTGATGCTTCGGCAAATGGTGCTTTACTTGCCAAGTCCTATAATGAGGCCTATGATATTATTGAgagaatttccaacaacaatTATCAGTGGCCCACTACTAGAGTACCTTTGGGGAAGAAGGTTGCCGGTGTTCTTGAAGTTGATGCCATTACTGCTTTATCTGCCCAAGTTGCTTCTATGTCAAATATGATCAAAAATATGAGCATGGGTCAACAAATGGGTCAACAGAATGTTTCCTCACATGTGGGACAACTTGAGGAGGCTTCTTGTGTTTTTTGTAGTGAGGCTCATACCTTTGACAATTGCCCATTCAATCCTGCATCTGTGTTTTACATGGGAAGTCAGAATGCCTACAACCAAACATACAAGCAACACCCAACCTTGCATACAGAAATCAAGGGGTTGGTACTAGTAATTCATCTATGCTTCCTAGATCCAACTTTCCTCCTGGTTTTTCTCAACAAGCCTTTCAACAAAGACAACAACAAGGTGTCCAAACAAGTTCTCTTGAGAGTATGA
- the LOC115722770 gene encoding nucleolar GTP-binding protein 1-like, translating into MVQYNFKKITVVPTGKVFIDIILSRTQRQTPTVVHKGYAINRLRQFYMRKVKYTQTNFYEKLSAIIDEFPRLDDIHPFYGDLLHVLYNKDHYKLALGQINTARNLISKIAKDYVRLLKYGDSLYRCKCLKVAALGRMCTVIKRIGPSLAYLEQIRQHMARLPSIDPNTRTILICGYPNVGKSSFINKITRADVDVQPYAFTTKSLFVGHTDYKNRTYQVIDTPGILDRPFEDRNIIEMCSITALAHLRAAVLFFLDVSGSCGYTIAQQAALFHSIKSLFMNKPLVIVCNKTDLQPLDGISEEDKKLVMEMKAEALKTVLGQGGEAANDEGVLLTMSTLTEEGVIAVKYAACKRLLDQRVEIKMKSKKLNDCLNRFHVALPKPRDQKERPACIPQAVLEARAKQASETEKRKTERDLENENGGAGVYSASLKKHYILANDEWKEDILPEILDGHNVYDYIDPDILQRLEELKRDEGLRQAEDADDDFEMDGQELTPDEQKALAAIRKKKSLLIQQHRIKKSTAESRPIVPRKFDKEREFTSERMGRQLSKLGIDPSLAIERVRSRSLSKRGRKRERSVDATGGDAMDMDADTPSKKLRARSRSLSLSRSRSRSRAPTEVTPGDGFKDSTQKGSALKIAKKSTKKRNKNARRGEADRVIPTLKPKHLYSGKRSSGKTDRR; encoded by the coding sequence ATGGTGCAGTATAACTTCAAGAAGATTACTGTGGTGCCAACTGGGAAGGTCTTCATTGACATTATCCTTTCTCGTACCCAACGCCAGACGCCCACTGTTGTCCACAAGGGATATGCCATCAATCGTCTCCGTCAGTTTTATATGCGTAAAGTGAAGTATACGCAAACAAATTTTTATGAAAAGCTTTCTGCTATCATTGATGAGTTCCCTAGGCTGGATGACATCCATCCTTTTTATGGTGATCTTCTTCATGTCCTCTACAACAAAGACCATTACAAGCTTGCACTTGGCCAAATTAATACTGCAAGGAATCTTATCAGTAAGATTGCCAAAGATTATGTGAGATTGCTGAAGTATGGTGACTCGCTTTACAGATGCAAGTGTCTGAAAGTTGCTGCTCTTGGTCGAATGTGTACTGTGATAAAAAGGATTGGTCCTAGTTTGGCATACTTGGAACAAATTAGACAACACATGGCAAGGCTACCTTCAATAGATCCTAATACCCGCACAATCCTCATTTGTGGGTATCCTAATGTTGGAAAGAGTTCATTTATTAACAAGATCACTAGAGCTGATGTTGATGTGCAACCTTATGCTTTTACCACAAAGTCACTATTTGTCGGTCATACAGACTATAAAAACCGCACGTACCAAGTTATTGATACACCAGGGATTTTGGATCGTCCATTTGAAGACCGCAACATTATTGAGATGTGCAGTATCACAGCTTTGGCACATTTAAGGGCGGCAGTGCTGTTCTTCTTGGATGTCTCGGGGTCTTGTGGCTATACTATTGCTCAGCAGGCTGCTCTTTTTCACAGTATCAAGTCTTTGTTTATGAACAAACCATTGGTGATTGTGTGCAATAAGACTGATTTACAGCCATTGGACGGTATATCTGAGGAAGATAAGAAGTTGGTCATGGAGATGAAAGCTGAGGCATTGAAGACTGTGCTTGGTCAAGGAGGAGAGGCTGCAAATGATGAAGGGGTGCTTTTGACCATGAGTACTTTGACTGAGGAAGGGGTGATTGCTGTGAAGTATGCAGCTTGTAAGAGATTATTGGATCAGAGGGTGGAAATAAAGATGAAATCTAAAAAACTAAATGATTGCTTGAACAGGTTTCATGTTGCATTGCCAAAACCTCGTGACCAGAAGGAAAGGCCAGCTTGTATACCTCAGGCTGTTCTTGAAGCCAGGGCTAAGCAGGCTTCAGAGACTGAAAAGAGAAAAACTGAAAGGGATTTGGAAAATGAAAATGGTGGTGCAGGTGTGTACTCTGCCAGTTTGAAGAAGCACTACATCTTGGCTAACGATGAATGGAAGGAAGATATACTGCCAGAAATTCTTGATGGGCACAACGTATATGACTACATTGATCCTGATATTTTACAAAGGCTTGAAGAGTTGAAACGAGATGAAGGACTTCGACAGGCTGAGGATGCCGATGATGATTTTGAGATGGATGGACAGGAATTGACCCCAGATGAACAGAAGGCATTGGCTGCAATTAGGAAAAAGAAAAGCTTACTCATACAACAGCATAGAATTAAGAAAAGTACAGCAGAAAGCAGGCCAATTGTGCCTAGGAAATTTGACAAGGAAAGAGAGTTCACATCAGAGAGAATGGGAAGGCAGCTATCGAAATTGGGGATTGATCCATCTCTGGCCATTGAACGAGTTCGAAGCAGGTCGCTCTCTAAGAGAGGTAGGAAGAGGGAGAGGTCAGTTGATGCCACTGGCGGCGATGCAATGGATATGGATGCAGACACACCCAGCAAGAAACTACGTGCAAGGTCTAGATCTCTATCACTGTCAAGATCAAGGTCAAGGTCAAGGGCACCCACTGAAGTCACTCCTGGTGATGGATTTAAGGATTCTACTCAAAAGGGTTCTGCTCTTAAGATTGCTAAGAAATCCACAAAGAAGAGGAACAAGAATGCACGACGTGGAGAGGCAGATAGAGTGATCCCTACTCTGAAGCCAAAGCATTTGTACTCTGGAAAGCGCTCATCTGGTAAAACCGATAGGCGTTGA
- the LOC133031340 gene encoding uncharacterized protein LOC133031340 — protein sequence MAKNDTAIQSQATSMRTLENQVGQLANELRNRPQGTLPSDTENPRRDGKEHCKAVILRSGKVLESNEEEAKDKNEPTSIQSRVEKNVEPSNMAKEQPEENVCKRIPHQNANRKLHISIPLVEALEQMLNYVKFLKDISTKKRRLGEFETVALTEGCSAMLKVEIPPKLKDPRKVGNWPTTVTLQLVDRSMAHPEGKIEDVLVQVDKFIFPADFIILDYEADREVPIILGRSFLATGRTLIDVQKGELTMRVNDQQVTFNVFNAMRFPDEIEECSRISVIDSIVAEKFHKEASKEEKMISSLEELEALSEDEETKVTWVESKQPFTKSRRPFESLELSENNFKPPKPSIQEPPELELKPLPSHLKYVYLGDGETLPVIISAMLGAQRECLLVDVLKKYKRAIGWTMANIKGRNVNGAGRI from the exons ATGGCGAAGAATGACACTGCGATCCAAAGTCAAGCAACCTCTATGAGAACTCTAGAAAATCAAGTTGGGCAACTAGCTAATGAGCTTCGAAATAGGCCACAAGGTACTTTGCCTAGTGATACTGAAAATCCAAGAAGAGATGGAAAAGAGCATTGCAAGGCGGTAATCTTGAGGAGTGGTAAAGTTCTGGAGTCAAACGAGGAAGAAGCTAAGGATAAAAATGAGCCCACTTCAATCCAAAGTCGAGTAGAGAAAAATGTTGAACCTTCTAATATGGCAAAGGAGCAACCTGAAGAAAATGTTTGCAAAAGAATTCCTCATCAAAATGCAAACAGAAAA CTCCACATCAGCATACCATTAGTGGAAGCTTTGGAGCAAATGCTCAACTATGTAAAGTTTTTGAAGGACATTTCGACAAAGAAAAGAAGGCTAGGTGAATTTGAAACAGTGGCTTTGACGGAAGGGTGTAGCGCCATGTTGAAGGTCGAAATTCCTCCTAAGTTGAAAGATCCCAGAA AAGTTGGGAATTGGCCAACCACCGTCACTTTGCAATTGGTCGATCGTTCCATGGCCCATCCGGAAGGAAAAATTGAAGATGTCTTGGTGCAAGTTGATAAGTTTATTTTTCCGGCCGATTTCATCATTCTTGATTATGAGGCGGATAGAGAAGTTCCTATTATTTTGGGAAGGTCATTCCTTGCTACCGGGAGGACCTTGATTGATGTGCAAAAAGGGGAACTTACTATGCGGGTGAATGATCAACAAGTGACTTTTAATGTGTTCAATGCCATGAGGTTTCCGGATGAGATTGAGGAATGCTCTCGCATAAGTGTGATTGATTCTATTGTTGCTGAAAAATTTCACAAGGAAGCTTCGAAAGAGGAAAAGATGATAAGTTCTCTTGAAGAGCTTGAAGCTTTaagtgaagatgaagaaaccaaaGTTACATGGGTAGAGTCAAAGCAGCCTTTCACTAAGTCTAGGAGGCCATTTGAATCTTTGGAGTTGTCAGAGAACAATTTCAAGCCTCCTAAGCCTTCCATTCAAGAACCACCCGAGTTGGAGTTGAAGCCGTTGCCTAGTCACTTGAAGTATGTTTATTTGGGAGATGGAGAGACCTTGCCGGTAATTATTTCTGCTATGTTGGGTGCCCAAAGAGAATGCTTGTTAGTTGATGtcttgaagaaatacaaaagAGCCATTGGTTGGACCATGGCGAACATCAAGGGTAGGAATGTCAATGGggcgggtcggatctga